A window of the Henckelia pumila isolate YLH828 chromosome 3, ASM3356847v2, whole genome shotgun sequence genome harbors these coding sequences:
- the LOC140888421 gene encoding uncharacterized protein, whose protein sequence is MLIAVTLDANNQVLPLEFAIVDEETSDSWQWFLENVGQYVVCGESGICLISDRHKGIVRAAEDLHYFKPPHGVHRFCLRHVCSNFNARFKDVHLKDLCWEVGKQHQVCKFDATMEAIRNKNILAHRYLAGISKEKWSMAHDGGWRRGVMTTNMSECLNSVLKGARRLPISAIVHLTLLRCVQYFVERVAKGQRMVQENQLWSDYTCRKYEKWARKSSEHRVVKYDVRTQTASVATGGRPSRGQHIQVVRLSTSDCSCGKWTIFGIPCSHAICTAKYYSLDPTTLVQSWYNISKYLAAYEGRFEPLADERYWDPPTFELHHNPVRRERRRAGRDTTTRVRNEMDKPMVRERQRRAQ, encoded by the coding sequence ATGCTGATCGCAGTCACTCTGGATGCAAACAATCAGGTGTTGCCACTGGAATTTGCAATCGTGGATGAAGAGACGTCGGATTCCTGGCAATGGTTCTTGGAAAATGTTGGTCAGTATGTTGTTTGTGGTGAAAGTGGAATATGCCTAATTTCTGATAGgcataagggtattgttcgagCAGCTGAGGATCTCCACTATTTTAAACCTCCGCATGGTGTGCATCGTTTTTGTTTGAGACATGTGTGCTCAAATTTTAATGCGAGATTCAAAGATGTGCATTTGAAAGATTTATGTTGGGAGGTGGGCAAACAACATCAAGTCTGTAAGTTCGACGCAACAATGGAGGCCATcaggaataaaaatattttagcacACAGGTACTTGGCTGGAATCTCAAAGGAGAAATGGAGTATGGCTCATGATGGAGGTTGGCGTCGTGGGGTGATGACGACAAACATGTCTGAATGTTTGAACAGTGTGTTAAAGGGAGCTCGTAGACTTCCTATATCTGCGATAGTGCACTTGACTCTTTTAAGATGCGTACAATACTTCGTTGAACGTGTGGCAAAGGGTCAACGCATGGTTCAGGAAAATCAGCTGTGGTCGGACTATACATGTCGCAAATATGAAAAATGGGCAAGAAAATCAAGCGAACATCGTGTTGTTAAATATGATGTACGGACTCAAACTGCTTCAGTTGCGACCGGGGGCAGACCAAGTCGCGGCCAACATATACAAGTGGTGAGGTTATCAACGAGTGATTGTTCATGTGGTAAATGGACAATTTTTGGAATCCCATGTTCTCACGCTATTTGCACTGCGAAATACTATTCGTTAGATCCGACAACCCTAGTTCAGTCATGGTACAACATATCGAAATACCTCGCGGCGTATGAAGGTAGATTTGAACCTCTTGCCGATGAACGCTATTGGGATCCTCCTACCTTTGAGCTGCATCACAACCCGGTTAGACGTGAAAGAAGAAGAGCTGGTAGGGATACAACTACTCGAGTGAGGAATGAGATGGACAAACCGATGGTCAGGGAGAGACAACGACGGGCACAATAA